From Staphylococcus sp. M0911, a single genomic window includes:
- a CDS encoding proline--tRNA ligase, protein MKQSKVFIPTMREVPAEAEALSHRLLLKAGLIKQSTSGIYSYLPLATRVLNNISKIIREEMEKVDAVEILMPALQQAELWEESGRWGAYGPELMRLKDRNGREFALGPTHEEVVTSLVRDELKSYKRLPLTLFQIQSKFRDEQRPRFGLLRGREFIMKDAYSFHADEASLDETYQDMYNAYDRIFKRVGINARPVVADSGAIGGNHTHEFMALSEIGEDTIVYSNESDYAANIEKAEVVYTANPKNTEVAELKKVETPNIKTAEEVAEYLNRPLDEIVKTMIFKVDGEFIMVLVRGHHELNDVKLKAYFGTDQIEMASQDEIVNIVGAHPGSLGPIHDKDIKIYADHFVQDLNNFVIGANEDGYHFENAQLDRDFKVDEFGDFRFILEGEPLSDGSGNAQFAEGIEVGQVFKLGTKYSESMNATFLDNQGKAQPLIMGCYGIGVSRTLSAIVEQHHDDNGIIWPKSVTPFDLHLITINPKKEEQRKLGDQLYDQLMNNYDVLYDDRQERAGVKFNDADLIGLPLRVVVGKRAEEGIVEVKQRSTGESEEIHIDDLENYIKDLYLTLN, encoded by the coding sequence ATGAAACAATCTAAAGTTTTTATACCAACTATGAGAGAAGTGCCAGCAGAAGCTGAAGCTTTAAGTCATCGTTTATTATTAAAAGCAGGTTTAATTAAACAAAGTACAAGTGGAATATATAGCTATTTACCATTAGCTACACGTGTTCTGAATAATATTTCTAAGATTATACGTGAAGAAATGGAAAAAGTAGATGCAGTAGAAATTTTAATGCCAGCGCTTCAACAAGCTGAATTATGGGAAGAATCAGGCCGTTGGGGTGCATATGGTCCTGAATTAATGCGATTAAAAGACCGTAATGGACGCGAATTTGCATTAGGACCAACGCATGAAGAAGTAGTGACATCACTTGTTAGAGATGAGTTAAAGTCATACAAACGTTTACCTTTAACGTTGTTCCAAATCCAATCTAAATTTAGAGACGAACAACGTCCACGTTTTGGGTTACTTCGTGGTAGAGAATTTATCATGAAAGATGCTTATTCTTTCCATGCTGATGAAGCATCATTAGATGAAACTTATCAAGATATGTATAACGCGTATGATCGTATATTTAAACGAGTAGGCATCAATGCACGACCTGTTGTAGCAGATTCAGGGGCAATTGGTGGTAATCATACACATGAGTTTATGGCTTTAAGTGAAATTGGTGAAGACACTATCGTTTATAGTAATGAAAGTGATTATGCTGCCAACATTGAAAAAGCAGAAGTGGTTTATACAGCTAACCCTAAAAATACTGAAGTTGCTGAATTGAAAAAGGTAGAGACACCTAATATAAAAACAGCTGAAGAAGTAGCTGAATATTTAAATCGTCCGCTAGATGAAATTGTGAAAACAATGATATTTAAAGTGGATGGCGAGTTTATCATGGTACTTGTAAGAGGACATCATGAGTTGAATGACGTGAAATTAAAAGCATACTTTGGTACAGACCAAATTGAAATGGCTAGCCAAGATGAAATTGTTAATATTGTGGGTGCACATCCAGGTTCATTAGGTCCTATTCATGATAAAGATATTAAAATCTATGCTGACCATTTTGTTCAAGACTTAAATAACTTTGTGATTGGTGCAAATGAAGATGGATATCATTTCGAAAATGCACAATTAGATCGTGATTTTAAAGTTGACGAATTTGGAGACTTTAGATTTATCTTAGAAGGTGAACCTTTAAGTGATGGTTCTGGAAATGCACAATTTGCAGAAGGAATAGAAGTTGGACAAGTCTTTAAACTCGGAACAAAATATTCTGAATCAATGAATGCGACTTTCTTAGATAACCAAGGTAAAGCACAACCGCTCATTATGGGTTGTTATGGTATTGGCGTGTCTAGAACATTGAGTGCTATAGTAGAACAACACCATGACGATAACGGTATTATTTGGCCTAAATCAGTTACACCATTTGATTTACATTTAATTACAATTAACCCTAAAAAAGAGGAACAACGTAAGCTAGGTGATCAATTATATGATCAATTAATGAATAACTATGATGTACTATATGATGATCGCCAAGAACGTGCGGGTGTTAAATTTAACGATGCTGATTTAATAGGTTTACCATTAAGAGTTGTAGTTGGTAAACGTGCAGAAGAAGGTATTGTAGAAGTTAAACAACGTTCAACAGGTGAAAGTGAAGAAATTCATATTGATGATTTAGAAAATTATATTAAAGATTTATATTTAACATTAAACTAA
- the nusA gene encoding transcription termination factor NusA, translating into MSSNELLLATEYLEKEKKIPREVLIDAIEAALITAYKKNYDSARNVRVELNMDEGTFKVIARKEVVEEVFDDREEVDISTALVKNPAYEIGDIYEEDVTPQDFGRVGAQAAKQAVMQRLRDAEREILYDEFIDKEEDILTGVIDRVDHRYVYVNLGRIEAVLSEAERSPNESYIPNERIKVFVNKVEQTTKGPQIYVSRSHPGLLKRLFEQEVPEIFDGTVIVKSVAREAGDRSKISVYSDNPEIDAVGACVGSKGARVEAVVEELGGEKIDIVQWNEDPKVFVRNALSPSQVLEVIVDEENQSTVVVVPDYQLSLAIGKRGQNARLAAKLTGWKIDIKSESDAREAGVYPVIESEEIADEVVNTGDEDIEFEDVNLEESNLTTAELAAETDETLEDTDEVTTEDKDTEK; encoded by the coding sequence GTGTCAAGTAATGAATTATTATTAGCTACTGAATATTTAGAAAAGGAAAAGAAAATTCCAAGAGAAGTATTAATTGATGCTATTGAAGCAGCTTTAATTACTGCTTACAAAAAAAACTATGATAGTGCCAGAAATGTTAGGGTAGAACTTAATATGGACGAAGGTACTTTCAAAGTTATTGCTAGAAAAGAAGTTGTTGAAGAAGTATTCGATGATAGAGAAGAAGTTGATATTAGTACTGCATTAGTTAAAAATCCAGCATACGAGATTGGTGACATATATGAAGAAGATGTGACGCCACAAGATTTCGGACGTGTTGGTGCTCAAGCAGCTAAACAAGCAGTCATGCAACGTTTAAGAGATGCTGAAAGAGAAATTCTTTATGATGAATTTATCGATAAAGAAGAAGACATCTTAACGGGTGTGATCGATCGTGTAGACCATAGATATGTTTACGTTAATTTAGGTCGTATTGAAGCAGTATTGTCTGAGGCAGAAAGAAGTCCGAATGAAAGCTATATCCCTAACGAAAGAATAAAAGTCTTTGTTAACAAAGTTGAACAAACAACTAAAGGACCTCAAATTTATGTTTCAAGAAGCCATCCAGGCTTATTAAAACGACTATTTGAACAAGAAGTACCTGAAATCTTTGATGGTACCGTTATTGTTAAATCAGTAGCACGTGAAGCAGGAGATCGTTCTAAAATTAGTGTGTACTCTGATAATCCTGAAATCGATGCAGTAGGTGCTTGTGTCGGATCAAAAGGTGCTCGTGTTGAAGCTGTAGTAGAAGAACTTGGTGGAGAAAAAATTGATATTGTTCAATGGAATGAAGATCCTAAAGTATTTGTAAGAAATGCTTTAAGTCCATCACAAGTGTTAGAAGTTATCGTAGACGAAGAAAATCAATCTACAGTAGTAGTTGTACCAGACTATCAATTATCATTAGCAATTGGTAAACGTGGTCAAAACGCACGTTTAGCTGCTAAACTAACTGGTTGGAAAATTGATATTAAATCTGAAAGTGATGCTCGTGAAGCAGGCGTTTATCCTGTTATTGAATCAGAAGAAATTGCTGATGAAGTTGTAAATACTGGTGATGAAGACATTGAATTTGAAGATGTGAATTTAGAAGAATCAAATTTAACTACTGCCGAATTAGCAGCTGAAACAGATGAAACGTTAGAAGATACGGATGAAGTTACTACTGAAGATAAAGATACAGAAAAATAG
- the rimP gene encoding ribosome maturation factor RimP codes for MSKIAEQVEPIIQPVLDDLNFELVEIEYVKEGKDHFLRISIDKEGGVDLNDCTLASEKISEAMDENDPIPEMYYLDVASPGAERPIKNEKALKDAISHPIFISLYVPIENEKEWLGILKEVKEDIILIEVKEKSKTKTIEIPRNKIAKARHAVML; via the coding sequence ATGAGTAAAATAGCTGAACAAGTTGAACCTATTATTCAACCCGTATTAGATGACCTTAACTTTGAACTAGTTGAAATTGAGTATGTTAAAGAAGGTAAAGATCATTTTTTAAGAATTTCAATAGACAAAGAAGGTGGCGTCGATCTTAATGATTGTACGTTAGCCTCAGAAAAGATTAGCGAAGCGATGGATGAAAATGATCCAATACCTGAAATGTACTACTTAGATGTAGCATCTCCAGGTGCTGAAAGACCTATCAAGAATGAGAAAGCGCTTAAAGATGCAATATCACATCCCATTTTTATTTCACTTTATGTACCAATCGAAAATGAAAAAGAATGGTTAGGTATTTTAAAAGAAGTCAAAGAGGATATTATATTAATAGAAGTCAAAGAAAAATCTAAAACAAAAACGATAGAGATACCACGCAATAAAATTGCAAAAGCACGTCACGCAGTAATGCTATAA
- a CDS encoding YlxR family protein: MKKKKIPMRKCIISNEMHPKKDMIRVVINKEGEIFADATGKKQGRGAYVSKDVQLVEKAQQKEVLEKYFKASKEQLEPVYKEVIRLIYREEIPTK; encoded by the coding sequence ATGAAAAAGAAAAAAATTCCAATGCGTAAATGTATCATATCTAATGAAATGCATCCAAAGAAAGATATGATTAGAGTTGTAATTAACAAAGAAGGCGAAATATTCGCTGATGCTACTGGTAAAAAACAAGGCCGTGGTGCCTATGTTTCAAAAGATGTTCAATTAGTAGAAAAAGCACAACAAAAGGAAGTTTTAGAAAAATATTTTAAAGCTTCTAAAGAACAATTAGAGCCTGTATATAAAGAGGTTATTCGTTTAATTTATAGAGAAGAGATTCCAACAAAATGA
- the rseP gene encoding RIP metalloprotease RseP has translation MSSLITILAFIIVFGVLVTVHEYGHMFFAKRAGIMCPEFAIGMGPKIFSFRKDETLYTIRILPVGGYVRMAGDGLEEPPVEPGMNVKIKLNDHDQITHIILDDQHKFQQIEAIEVKKCDFKDDLFIEGITSYDEERHHFNIAKKAYFVENGSLIQIAPRERQFTHKKPLPKFLTLFAGPLFNFILAILLFIGLAYYHGTPTTTVGDLAKGYPAEKAGLKAGDKIEQIGNHKVKDYNDISNILDKNKSAKTTVKVERNGKMKSIDIEPKKTEIKQTKNKSETVYQIGFKPKTEHTVFKPLVAGVEQFFKAGTLIFTAVVGMLASIFTGGFSFDMLNGPVGIYHNVDSVVKSGIINLITYTALLSVNLGIMNLLPIPALDGGRILFVIYEAIFRKPINKKAETGIIAVGAIFVVIIMILVTWNDIQRYFL, from the coding sequence GTGAGCTCATTAATAACAATATTAGCGTTCATCATCGTTTTTGGTGTTCTTGTAACTGTCCACGAATATGGACATATGTTCTTTGCTAAGAGAGCGGGCATTATGTGCCCAGAATTTGCCATCGGTATGGGACCGAAAATCTTTAGTTTTAGAAAAGATGAAACGTTATATACAATTCGTATTTTGCCTGTAGGCGGATATGTGCGTATGGCAGGTGATGGTCTTGAGGAGCCGCCTGTTGAACCAGGTATGAACGTAAAAATTAAATTAAATGATCATGATCAAATTACACATATCATTTTAGATGATCAACATAAATTCCAACAAATTGAAGCTATTGAAGTGAAAAAATGTGATTTTAAAGATGATCTTTTTATTGAAGGTATCACATCATATGATGAAGAGCGTCATCATTTCAATATCGCTAAGAAAGCATATTTCGTTGAAAATGGTAGCTTAATTCAAATAGCACCTAGAGAACGTCAATTCACACATAAGAAGCCGTTACCCAAATTTTTAACATTATTTGCCGGCCCGTTATTTAACTTTATTTTGGCTATCTTACTATTTATTGGATTAGCATATTATCATGGTACACCTACAACAACAGTAGGCGATTTAGCCAAAGGTTATCCCGCTGAAAAAGCAGGATTAAAAGCAGGCGACAAAATTGAACAAATTGGTAACCACAAAGTTAAAGATTATAATGATATTTCAAACATTTTAGATAAAAATAAATCTGCTAAAACTACTGTTAAAGTTGAACGAAACGGTAAGATGAAATCAATCGATATCGAACCTAAGAAAACTGAAATCAAACAAACAAAGAATAAATCTGAGACAGTTTATCAAATTGGATTCAAACCGAAAACAGAACATACGGTATTTAAACCTCTTGTCGCAGGAGTTGAACAGTTCTTTAAAGCAGGTACGTTAATATTTACAGCAGTCGTTGGCATGCTTGCGAGTATCTTTACTGGTGGTTTTTCATTTGACATGTTGAATGGGCCAGTAGGTATTTATCATAATGTGGATTCAGTTGTGAAATCGGGAATTATTAACTTGATCACATATACAGCATTATTAAGTGTAAACTTAGGTATTATGAATTTATTACCAATTCCAGCATTAGACGGTGGAAGAATTTTATTTGTGATTTACGAAGCAATATTTAGAAAGCCTATTAATAAAAAGGCAGAAACAGGTATTATTGCAGTCGGTGCAATCTTTGTAGTTATCATTATGATTCTAGTAACATGGAACGATATTCAAAGATATTTCTTATAA
- a CDS encoding phosphatidate cytidylyltransferase — translation MKVRTLTAIIALLIFLPILLKGGLVLMLFAYLLALIALKELLNMNMIKFISIPGIISAIGLIIIMLPQDAGDWVQVIQLKSLVAMSFIVLSYTVLSKNRFSFMDAAFCLMSVAYVGIGFMYFYETRSEGLHYILYAFLIVWLTDTGAYIFGRLMGKHKLWPVISPNKTIEGFIGGLFCSLLVPLVMQFFVDFNLNVWLLLIVTIILSMFGQLGDLVESGFKRHFGVKDSGRILPGHGGILDRFDSFMFVLPLLNILLIQI, via the coding sequence ATGAAAGTAAGAACATTGACAGCGATTATTGCTTTATTAATTTTCTTGCCTATCCTTTTAAAGGGTGGATTAGTACTAATGCTTTTTGCTTATTTATTAGCATTAATTGCATTAAAAGAACTTTTAAATATGAATATGATTAAATTTATTTCAATTCCCGGGATAATAAGTGCAATCGGTTTAATTATTATTATGCTTCCTCAGGATGCCGGAGATTGGGTACAAGTCATACAGTTGAAAAGTTTAGTCGCAATGAGTTTTATAGTACTCAGTTATACTGTTTTATCAAAAAATAGATTTAGTTTTATGGATGCAGCATTTTGTTTAATGAGCGTTGCCTATGTCGGAATTGGTTTTATGTACTTTTATGAAACGCGTTCAGAAGGATTACACTACATTTTATATGCATTCTTAATAGTTTGGTTAACAGATACTGGTGCTTACATTTTTGGCCGTTTAATGGGCAAACATAAGTTATGGCCAGTTATAAGTCCAAACAAAACAATTGAAGGATTTATTGGTGGTCTTTTCTGTAGTTTACTTGTACCGCTAGTAATGCAGTTTTTTGTAGATTTTAATTTAAACGTGTGGTTATTGTTAATTGTGACCATCATCTTAAGCATGTTTGGACAATTAGGTGATCTAGTAGAATCTGGATTTAAACGTCATTTCGGTGTGAAAGATTCTGGAAGAATTTTACCAGGACATGGTGGTATATTAGATAGATTTGATAGTTTCATGTTTGTTTTACCATTGTTAAACATTCTTTTAATTCAAATTTAA
- a CDS encoding PolC-type DNA polymerase III, with protein MTNQEKFKVLADQIKISNQLDSEILQQGELTRIDVSSKNRTWEFHITLPYFLSHEDYLLFNHAIVEEFKEIADVSCHFTIENTDNQDEQAIKYFAHCIDQTALSPKVKGQLKQKRLIMSGNVLKVMVSNDIERNHFDKACNGSLVAAFKKCGFKIDKVVFETDTTNHDEDLASLEAHIQEEDEQSAREATEKLEKMKAEKAKQQDNNESDVDKCQIGKPIQVENLRSIESIIEEEFKVAIEGVIFDINLKELKSGRHIVELKVTDYTDSLVLKMFTRKNKNDLDHFKALSVGKWVRAQGRIEEDTFVRDLVMMMSDIEEIKKSPKKDKAENKRVEFHLHTSMSQMDGIPNIGGYVAQAAEWGHQAIAVTDHNVVQAFPDAHAAAEKHGIKMIYGMEGMLVDDGVPIAYKPTDRDLKDATYVVFDVETTGLSNQYDKIIELAAVKVHNGEIIDKFERFSNPHEKLSETIINLTHITDDMLTDAPEIEDVLTEFKEWVGDAIFVAHNASFDMGFIDTGYERLGFGPSTNGVIDTLELSRTINTDYGKHGLNFLAKKYGVDLTQHHRAIYDTEATAYIFIKMVQQMKELGVTNHIDINKKLSNEDAYKRARPSHVTLIVQNQQGLKNLFKIVSESLVTYYYRTPRIPRSLLNEYREGLLVGTACDEGELFTAVMQRDQSEVEKIAKYYDFIEVQPPALYQDLIDRELIRDTETLHEIYHRLIEAGKSANIPVIATGNAHYLYEHDAIARKILIASQPGNPLNRSTLPEAHFRTTDEMLDELHFLGEEKAYELVVTNTNALADQIERVVPIKDKLYTPRMDGANEEIRELSYSNAKKLYGEDLPQIVIDRLEKELDSIIGNGFSVIYLISQRLVKKSLDDGYLVGSRGSVGSSFVATMTEITEVNPLPPHYICTHCKTSEFFDDGSVGSGFDLPDKKCPECGNELIKEGQDIPFETFLGFKGDKVPDIDLNFSGEYQPNAHNYTKVLFGEDKVFRAGTIGTVAEKTAFGFVKGYLNDQGIHKRGAEVDRLVKGCTGVKRTTGQHPGGIIVVPDYMDIYDFTPIQYPADDQSSAWMTTHFDFHSIHDNVLKLDILGHDDPTMIRMLQDLSGIDPKTIPVDDKETMKIFSSPESLGVTEEDILCKTGTFGVPEFGTGFVRQMLEDTKPTTFSELVQISGLSHGTDVWLGNAQELIRAGICDLSSVIGCRDDIMVYLMYAGLEPSMAFKTMEFVRKGRGLTDEMVEAMKENDVPDWYLDSCRKIKYMFPKAHAAAYVLMAVRIAYFKVHHPLYYYASYFTVRASDFDLITMIKDKTGIKNTVKDMYSRYMDLGKKEKDVLTVLEIMNEMAHRGYRMQPISLEKSQAFDFIIEGDTLIPPFIAVPGLGENVAKRIVEAREEGPFLSKEDLNKKAGLSQKVIEYLDDLGSLPGLPDKAQLSIFDM; from the coding sequence ATGACAAATCAGGAAAAATTTAAAGTACTTGCTGATCAAATTAAAATTTCTAATCAATTAGATTCAGAAATCCTACAGCAAGGAGAACTAACTAGAATTGATGTCTCAAGTAAAAATAGAACATGGGAATTTCATATTACATTGCCATATTTCTTATCTCATGAAGATTATTTACTTTTTAATCATGCGATTGTAGAAGAATTTAAAGAAATAGCGGATGTAAGCTGTCATTTCACGATTGAAAACACTGATAATCAAGATGAACAGGCAATTAAATATTTTGCACATTGTATCGATCAAACTGCCTTATCTCCTAAAGTAAAAGGGCAGTTAAAACAAAAGCGCTTGATTATGTCAGGTAATGTTCTAAAAGTTATGGTTTCCAATGATATTGAACGTAACCATTTTGATAAGGCATGTAATGGTAGTTTAGTCGCTGCTTTTAAAAAATGCGGATTTAAAATAGATAAAGTCGTATTTGAAACAGATACTACTAACCATGATGAAGATCTAGCATCATTAGAAGCGCATATTCAAGAAGAAGATGAACAAAGTGCACGTGAGGCTACTGAAAAACTTGAAAAAATGAAAGCGGAAAAAGCAAAACAACAAGATAACAACGAAAGCGATGTAGATAAATGTCAAATTGGTAAACCAATTCAAGTTGAAAATTTAAGATCAATAGAATCGATTATAGAAGAAGAATTTAAAGTGGCAATTGAGGGCGTTATATTTGATATTAATTTAAAAGAATTGAAAAGTGGACGTCATATCGTAGAATTGAAAGTAACGGATTATACAGATTCATTAGTATTGAAAATGTTTACTCGTAAAAATAAAAATGATTTAGATCATTTTAAAGCCTTAAGTGTAGGAAAGTGGGTTCGTGCACAAGGTCGTATTGAAGAAGATACTTTTGTTAGAGATTTAGTTATGATGATGTCTGATATTGAAGAAATTAAAAAATCGCCTAAAAAAGATAAGGCAGAGAATAAAAGAGTTGAATTCCATTTACATACATCAATGAGTCAAATGGATGGCATACCTAATATTGGCGGCTATGTAGCGCAAGCAGCTGAATGGGGTCATCAAGCGATTGCTGTGACAGATCATAATGTTGTTCAAGCATTTCCAGATGCCCATGCTGCTGCTGAAAAACATGGTATCAAAATGATATATGGTATGGAAGGCATGTTAGTGGATGATGGTGTACCTATTGCTTACAAACCTACAGATCGAGATTTAAAAGATGCTACATATGTTGTTTTTGACGTAGAAACGACTGGTTTATCTAATCAATATGATAAAATTATCGAATTAGCAGCTGTTAAAGTACATAACGGAGAAATCATAGATAAGTTTGAAAGATTTAGTAATCCTCATGAGAAATTATCAGAAACAATTATTAATTTAACGCATATTACAGATGATATGCTAACTGATGCTCCTGAAATAGAAGATGTACTTACAGAATTCAAAGAATGGGTAGGAGATGCTATATTCGTGGCCCATAACGCCTCATTCGATATGGGATTCATTGATACAGGTTATGAACGCCTTGGATTCGGCCCTTCAACTAATGGTGTAATTGATACACTAGAATTATCTCGTACTATAAATACTGATTATGGTAAGCATGGTTTGAACTTCCTTGCTAAAAAATATGGTGTGGACTTAACACAACATCATAGAGCGATATATGATACTGAAGCTACTGCATATATTTTTATTAAAATGGTTCAACAAATGAAAGAACTTGGCGTGACAAATCATATAGATATTAATAAAAAACTATCTAATGAAGATGCATATAAACGTGCTAGACCATCACATGTCACATTAATAGTTCAAAATCAACAAGGTTTAAAAAATCTTTTCAAAATTGTGAGTGAATCATTAGTAACGTATTATTATAGAACACCAAGAATACCGAGATCTTTATTAAATGAGTATAGAGAAGGTTTGCTTGTTGGAACGGCATGTGATGAAGGTGAATTATTTACAGCTGTCATGCAAAGAGATCAATCAGAAGTAGAAAAAATAGCAAAGTATTATGACTTTATTGAAGTACAACCACCAGCACTTTATCAAGATCTTATTGATCGTGAACTCATTAGAGATACTGAAACACTTCATGAGATTTATCATCGTTTAATTGAAGCTGGAAAGAGTGCTAATATTCCTGTTATAGCAACAGGTAATGCACACTATTTATATGAACACGATGCCATCGCTCGTAAAATTTTAATTGCTTCCCAACCGGGGAATCCTTTAAATCGTTCAACTTTACCAGAAGCACATTTTAGAACAACCGACGAAATGTTGGATGAATTACATTTCTTAGGTGAAGAAAAGGCTTATGAGTTAGTTGTAACAAATACTAATGCCTTAGCAGATCAAATTGAACGTGTTGTACCAATTAAAGATAAATTATATACACCACGAATGGATGGTGCGAATGAAGAAATTAGAGAATTAAGTTATAGCAATGCCAAAAAGTTATATGGTGAAGATTTACCTCAAATTGTTATTGATCGTTTAGAGAAAGAACTAGATAGTATTATAGGGAACGGTTTCTCAGTTATTTATTTAATTTCACAACGTTTGGTTAAAAAATCTTTAGATGATGGTTACTTAGTAGGTTCACGTGGTTCTGTAGGATCAAGCTTTGTAGCGACTATGACAGAAATCACTGAAGTTAACCCATTGCCGCCGCATTACATTTGTACGCATTGTAAAACGAGTGAGTTTTTCGACGATGGTTCTGTTGGTTCAGGATTCGATTTACCCGATAAAAAATGTCCTGAATGTGGCAATGAGCTAATTAAAGAGGGGCAAGATATACCTTTCGAAACGTTCTTAGGATTTAAAGGTGATAAGGTACCAGATATCGACTTAAACTTCAGTGGTGAATATCAACCTAATGCACATAACTATACAAAAGTATTATTCGGTGAAGACAAAGTATTCCGTGCAGGAACAATTGGTACAGTTGCCGAAAAAACTGCATTTGGATTTGTTAAAGGTTATCTTAATGACCAAGGTATTCATAAACGTGGAGCAGAGGTGGATCGTTTAGTTAAAGGTTGTACAGGTGTTAAACGTACAACTGGACAACACCCTGGTGGTATTATAGTAGTTCCAGACTACATGGATATTTATGATTTTACACCTATACAATATCCAGCAGATGACCAAAGTTCTGCTTGGATGACAACACATTTTGATTTCCATTCTATCCATGATAACGTCTTAAAACTCGATATACTTGGACACGATGATCCAACTATGATACGTATGCTACAAGATTTATCTGGCATTGATCCTAAAACGATTCCTGTGGATGATAAAGAAACTATGAAAATATTTAGTAGTCCAGAAAGTTTAGGTGTGACTGAAGAAGACATTTTATGTAAAACAGGGACATTTGGTGTACCGGAATTTGGTACAGGGTTTGTAAGACAAATGCTTGAAGATACTAAACCAACAACATTTTCTGAATTAGTACAAATTTCTGGACTATCACATGGTACAGATGTTTGGTTAGGTAACGCACAAGAACTAATCCGTGCAGGTATCTGTGATTTATCATCAGTTATTGGTTGTCGTGACGACATCATGGTATATCTGATGTATGCAGGATTAGAACCATCTATGGCCTTCAAAACAATGGAATTTGTACGTAAAGGACGTGGTTTAACTGATGAAATGGTTGAAGCTATGAAAGAAAATGACGTTCCTGATTGGTATCTAGATTCCTGTCGTAAAATCAAATACATGTTCCCTAAAGCCCATGCGGCAGCCTATGTATTAATGGCAGTCCGTATCGCATACTTTAAGGTACATCATCCTTTATATTATTATGCGTCTTACTTTACAGTTAGAGCATCTGATTTTGATTTAATTACTATGATTAAAGATAAAACAGGTATTAAAAACACTGTAAAAGATATGTACTCTCGCTATATGGATTTAGGTAAAAAAGAAAAAGATGTATTAACAGTATTAGAAATAATGAATGAAATGGCTCATCGAGGTTATCGTATGCAACCGATTAGTTTAGAAAAAAGCCAAGCGTTTGATTTCATTATTGAAGGTGATACATTAATTCCACCATTTATAGCCGTACCAGGACTTGGTGAAAATGTTGCCAAACGAATTGTTGAAGCAAGAGAAGAAGGACCATTTTTATCTAAAGAAGATTTAAATAAAAAAGCAGGTTTATCACAAAAGGTTATTGAATATCTAGACGATTTAGGCTCATTACCAGGATTACCTGATAAAGCACAATTATCTATTTTTGACATGTAA
- a CDS encoding ribosomal L7Ae/L30e/S12e/Gadd45 family protein: MINEKIFNFLGLAMRAGKVKTGESVIVNDMQKGNIKLVILANDASPNTMKLIKNKTSSYKVPLRVFGTREEIGIALGKGERVNVGITDQGFAKKLLSMIDEYREE; the protein is encoded by the coding sequence ATGATTAATGAGAAGATATTTAATTTTTTAGGTCTTGCGATGAGAGCAGGTAAAGTGAAAACGGGTGAATCAGTTATTGTCAATGATATGCAAAAAGGCAATATAAAGTTAGTTATATTAGCTAATGATGCTTCTCCAAACACTATGAAATTAATTAAAAATAAAACTTCGAGTTATAAAGTGCCTTTAAGGGTATTTGGAACTAGAGAAGAAATAGGGATAGCACTTGGTAAAGGCGAGAGAGTCAACGTTGGCATTACTGATCAAGGTTTTGCCAAAAAGTTGCTGTCTATGATAGATGAATATCGTGAGGAGTGA